One window of the Lipingzhangella halophila genome contains the following:
- a CDS encoding helix-turn-helix domain-containing protein, translated as MSDTPSDFGAELRQLRLQRGISLGELARRTHYSKGHLSRIENGHVRTNATIARVCDEAIQTDGVLAALHIESTADEEDASAGESAAPTTWPLPPETAHFIGRSDELTRITRWFAADRPAVDAAAVLVISGMPGMGKTALAVRAARRSPSRFSDGYQFIDLHGYDGVGAVTAEQAADRLLRRLGVPGEQIPPHPDDRTAMLRQRLEGRELLLILDNASDSAQISPLLPASGGVRALVTSRSTLPALDEADRLRLRHLERSESIALLQSLSREGTVSGHTTTPVDTHVNQVADWCGGLPLAIRIAATVLKRGEGTDSDRWADRRQRLTEFDDGERRVSEAFDRSFDRLPDDGRRMFALCGLHPGTHLDVWTAAALAGVSISEARRLLRAFDDVGLLLAHGERIVLHDLVRLFARQRAHALLTNAERTAARARIVEHYLASVEAADRVLTPNRRRFLSAPTDPLLRPPPTDYTAALAWLMTELDTIVKITALAYESSLDRQCWQLAYALRGFLFIAKPWDAWRQTHETALAAALREGDTSAQAITRNNLGLVLLEQGDLDAAETHYARACELFRESESSYGEHTSIAHMAWVHFHRGDRDAALRDSTTALRYFAEHGNPRNRAIVYRDTASIAISLGRYRQAIAHLNEALTTFRELGLHVDTVMALNNLGDAYQGMGLYELAKQELENAVDAARRSGSRYEQARSHERLAELAAAANRNGDSVMHAQRAIELYSDVGNTHRARQPREETVDADGNPPAENGDRW; from the coding sequence TTGAGCGACACCCCCTCCGACTTCGGGGCTGAACTGCGCCAACTGCGCCTACAACGGGGGATCTCCCTCGGTGAACTGGCACGCCGGACGCACTACAGCAAGGGACATCTGAGCAGGATCGAGAACGGGCACGTCCGCACCAACGCCACCATCGCTCGTGTCTGCGACGAGGCGATACAGACCGACGGCGTTCTCGCGGCGCTGCACATCGAGTCCACCGCAGACGAGGAAGATGCGTCCGCAGGCGAATCCGCGGCGCCCACCACCTGGCCGCTGCCACCCGAAACCGCCCACTTCATCGGCCGCTCCGATGAGCTGACCCGTATCACCAGATGGTTCGCCGCCGACCGGCCCGCCGTCGACGCCGCGGCGGTCCTCGTCATCAGCGGAATGCCGGGCATGGGTAAGACCGCTCTGGCTGTCCGGGCCGCGCGGAGGTCCCCCTCCCGGTTCTCCGACGGATACCAGTTCATCGATCTGCACGGCTACGACGGTGTCGGCGCGGTCACCGCGGAACAGGCCGCAGACCGCCTTCTTCGGCGCCTGGGAGTGCCCGGCGAGCAGATCCCACCGCACCCCGACGACCGCACCGCCATGCTTCGGCAGCGGCTCGAAGGGCGCGAGTTACTGTTGATTCTCGACAACGCCTCGGACAGTGCCCAGATCTCCCCGCTACTGCCCGCATCTGGCGGTGTCCGCGCACTGGTCACCAGCCGCAGCACCCTGCCCGCCCTGGACGAGGCCGATCGACTGCGTCTGCGGCACCTCGAGCGGAGCGAGTCGATCGCCCTGCTGCAGTCGCTGAGCCGCGAAGGGACTGTGTCCGGACACACGACCACGCCAGTGGATACACACGTGAACCAGGTCGCCGACTGGTGCGGCGGACTGCCGCTCGCAATCCGCATCGCCGCGACCGTCCTCAAGCGGGGAGAGGGCACCGATTCCGACCGCTGGGCAGACAGACGGCAGCGGCTCACCGAGTTCGACGACGGTGAGCGCCGGGTGTCTGAAGCATTCGACCGCTCCTTCGACCGGCTGCCCGACGACGGCCGCCGGATGTTCGCGCTGTGCGGGCTGCATCCGGGCACGCACCTCGATGTCTGGACCGCGGCCGCCCTCGCCGGCGTCAGCATCAGCGAGGCCCGTCGCCTGCTCCGCGCCTTTGACGACGTCGGCCTGCTCCTCGCCCACGGTGAGCGGATCGTCCTCCACGACCTCGTCCGCCTGTTCGCCCGGCAGCGGGCACACGCGCTGCTCACCAATGCGGAGCGAACGGCCGCTCGTGCACGGATCGTCGAACACTACCTGGCGTCGGTGGAGGCGGCCGATCGCGTGCTCACGCCCAACCGCCGGCGGTTCCTCTCCGCACCCACCGACCCGCTGCTGCGCCCGCCGCCGACGGACTACACCGCCGCCCTAGCGTGGCTGATGACCGAACTGGACACCATCGTCAAGATCACTGCATTGGCGTACGAGTCCAGCCTGGATCGCCAGTGCTGGCAACTCGCCTACGCACTGCGTGGCTTTCTCTTCATCGCCAAGCCTTGGGACGCTTGGCGGCAGACTCACGAGACCGCCCTCGCCGCCGCTCTGCGAGAGGGCGATACGAGCGCCCAGGCCATCACCCGCAACAACCTGGGCCTGGTGCTGCTGGAGCAGGGCGACCTCGACGCAGCGGAGACGCACTACGCGCGGGCGTGCGAGCTGTTCCGGGAGTCGGAGTCCTCCTACGGAGAGCACACCTCGATCGCGCACATGGCGTGGGTCCACTTTCATCGGGGGGACAGGGACGCGGCGCTGCGCGACAGCACCACCGCCCTGCGGTACTTCGCCGAGCACGGCAATCCCCGCAACCGCGCCATCGTCTACCGGGACACCGCGAGCATCGCGATCTCCCTGGGCCGCTACCGGCAGGCGATCGCACACTTGAATGAGGCCCTGACCACGTTCCGCGAACTGGGCCTGCACGTCGACACCGTGATGGCCCTCAACAACCTCGGGGATGCCTACCAGGGCATGGGGCTGTACGAGTTGGCCAAACAGGAACTGGAGAACGCGGTCGACGCCGCCCGGCGCAGCGGCAGCAGGTACGAACAGGCCCGCTCACACGAGCGGCTGGCCGAACTCGCCGCGGCGGCCAACCGGAACGGCGACAGCGTCATGCACGCCCAGCGCGCCATAGAGCTGTACTCCGACGTGGGGAACACTCACCGAGCCCGACAACCGCGCGAAGAGACGGTCGACGCTGACGGAAACCCGCCGGCAGAGAACGGCGACCGCTGGTAG